In Capricornis sumatraensis isolate serow.1 chromosome 16, serow.2, whole genome shotgun sequence, a genomic segment contains:
- the LOC138092687 gene encoding calcitonin receptor-stimulating peptide 2, giving the protein MGFWKFLPFLVLSFLVVYQAGMFQAAPFRSALENDFDPAILTEKEMCLLLAAVMNDYVQMKTSELKQETEDFRITAQKRSCNRAICVTHKMAGSLSRSGSEIKRNFMSTNVGSKAFGQRSRDLQN; this is encoded by the exons ATGGGGTTCTGGAAGTTTCTGCCCTTCCTGGTCCTCAGCTTCCTGGTCGTGTACCAGGCAGGCATGTTCCAGGCAGCACCATTCAG GTCAGCCTTGGAAAATGACTTTGATCCTGCTAtactcacagagaaggaaatgtgcCTCCTACTGGCTGCAGTGATGAACGATTATGTGCAGATGAAGACCAGTGAACtgaagcaggagacagaggacTTCCG CATCACTGCCCAGAAAAGATCCTGTAACAGGGCCATCTGTGTGACCCATAAGATGGCAGGCTCACTAAGCAGATCTGGGAGTGAGATTAAGAGGAACTTCATGTCTACTAATGTGGGCTCCAAAGCCTTTGGCCAGCGCAGCAGGGACCTTCAGAACTGA